The Sulfuricystis thermophila genome segment TGCAGGCGAATGAAACGCGCCATGCCGTCTTCGAGCTCGATGCCCTCGGTGAGTTTCTTCAGCGCAGCCTCGTCCAGATCGCCCAGGACACGCACCGCATACTCGCGTTCCAGACGGTAACGCGGGTGCATCAGGCGGTTGGCGAGCGCCCCGTCGGTGGTGAACAGCAGCAGACCGCAGGAATTGAAGTCGAGCCGGCCGATGGCGATCCAGCGGCCGCCGCGCAGACGCGGCAGGGCATTGAAAACCGACGGCCGCCCCTGCGGATCGTCGCGCGAGACGATCTCGCCTTCAGGCTTGTGGTAGAGCAGCACACGAGGCAGGCGTGCGGCGAAACGGAGATTGACCAGCCGGCCGCCGACCTTGACCTTGTCGCCGGGCGCGACACGCTGACCGAGGTGCGCCGGCTCGCCATTGACCTGGACGCGTCCGGCGGCGATCCATGCCTCGATCTCGCGGCGCGAGGCGAGACCGGCATCGGCGAGCGCCTTTTGCAGCTTGACGCTCGTCGCCGCAGCTTCAGGCTTCGCCGGCCGCGACGACTTGGCCGCTGGTGTCGTTTTCGTCGGCGGCCGGAAAGGCGTCGCCTTGCGTCGGGGGCGAGGCGTCGTGGAGCGCGGTGTCGTGGGTTTCCGGGCTTTCCCGGGTTTCGTGGGTGTTGGCATCGATCATCCGTTCGATCTCGGCGAGCGGGGGCAGTTCCGCAAGACTGCGCAGGCCGAGATCATCGAGAAATTTGCGGGTGGTGGCATATAGGGCCGGGCGGCCGGGCGCATCGCGGTGGCCGACGACATCGACCCAGCCGCGCCCTTCCAGGGTCTTGATCACGTTCGGCGAGACGGCGACGCCGCGGATCTCCTCGATGTCGCCGCGCGTCACCGGCTGGCGATAGGCGATGATCGCCAGCGTTTCCATCACGGCGCGCGAGTAGCGGGGCGGCCGCTCGTTCTTGAGGCGATCGAGGAACACCTGGTATTCCGGTCGCGTCTGGAAACGCCAGCCGGAGGCCAGTTGCACCAGTTCGACGCCCCGGTCATGCCAGTCGCGCTTCAGATCATCGAGCAGCGCACGCCAGGTATCGTCGTCGAAGTCTTCGTCGAAAAGCTTTTTCAGCTCGGCCAGCGGCAGCGGTTCGGGAGCTGCAAGCAGCGCCGTCTCGAGCACCTTCTTGTAGTCTTCAGGCTTATAGAGCTGCATCGTTTTTCATTTTCACATAAATCGGGGCGAGTGCCTCGCTCTGGGTGATCTCGATCAGACTCTCGCGTGCCAGCTCGAGGATCGCCAGAAAGCTGACGATCATGCCGGCGACACCCGCCTGTGCGGCCGTCGCAGCGAACAGCTCCTCGAACATCACGTACCCTCGCCCCTGCAGGTGACGCAGCACGACACTCATCGTCTCGCGCACCGAGAGTTCCTCGCGTTGCACGCGGTGATGCTGCTTGACGCGGGCACGCTGCATCAGCGAAAGCCATACCGCGAGCAGGTCATGCAGGTTCACTTCCGGCGCGCGCGCGGCGACTTTTTCCGCTACCCAGACACTCGCCCACTCGTAGTCTCGACTCACCTGGGGCAGCGCATCGAGGCGCGCGGCGGCGAGTTTGATGCGCTCGTATTCCATCAGCCGGCGCACCAGTTCGGCACGCGGATCCTCGGGCTCACCGCTCTCGGTCTTCGCCGGGCGCGGCAGCAGCATGCGCGACTTGATCTCGAGCAACATCGCCGCCATCAGCAGGTAATCGGCTGCCAGTTCGAGGTTGCTGCGCCGCATCGCCTCGACGTATTCGAGATATTGCGCGGTGAGCGGCGCCATCGGGATGTCGAGGATGTTGACGTTGGCCTTGCGGATCAGATAGAGCAACAGGTCGAGCGGCCCTTCGAAGGCGTCGAGGAACACCTCCAGGGCGTCCGGCGGGATGTAGAGGTCGCGCGGCAGCTCCGGCAAGGGTTCGCCGTAGAGCTTCGGCACATGCGCTTCCGACTGTGCCGACTCGGCGCCAAGTTTCTGCGTTTCCGTCATGACACCGTATAGGCCGCGGTGCCCACCGCGATCAGATCGCTGCGGTCGTTGAACAGTTCCATGCGCGCCACCGCGACCTTGTTGCCGGTTCTGAGCGGATAGCCGCGGGCGAGAAAGCGCAGGCCGTCACCGGGACGCAGATAATCGACGCGCAGATCGATGGTGCCGATACGCGCAAAGCGCTCGAGCACCTCCTCGACCGGCTTGCCCTTGAGCTTCTGCTGCACGCCGAGGAACGCGACCAGTCCGCCGGTGACGTCGAGCACCGCGGAGATCACGCCGCCGTGCAGGATGTTGCGCACGTAGTTGCCGACCAGCTCCGGCCGCATCGCGAAGGAGAGCTCCGGACGGTCGTGGTGCAACGACAGCACGTCGATGCCGAGGACGCGATTGAACGGCATGCGCTCGACGAAGCTCTCGCGGATGATCGCCAACAACCGCGCCTCTTCGGCCCCGGCAATGTCCGTGTCGCGCTTCACGAGTAGTCCAGTCCCATCGCCTCACGCACGTCGCGCATCGTCTCCTGCGCGAGCTTGCGCGCCTTCTCGCAACCATCGGCGATGATGTTCCTCACCAGCTGCGGGTCTTCCTCGTAACGCCGCGCGCGTTCGCGCATCGGTTCCTGCTCCTTCAGCACAGCTTCGATCACCGGTTGCTTGCATTCGAGGCAACCGATGCCGGCCGAGGTGCAACCCTGGCGCACCCAGGTTTTCACCTCATCGTTCGAATAGATTTGGTGGAACTGCCAGACCGGGCATTTTTCCGGGTCACCGGGATCGCTGCGTCGCACGCGCGCCGGATCGGTCTGCATGGTGCGGATCTTCTTGCGGATCGACTCCTCGTCCTCTCTGAGGGCGATGGTGTTGCCATAGGACTTCGACATCTTCTGGCCGTCGAGACCGGGCATGCGCGATGCCTGAGTGAGCAGCGCCGTAGGCTCGACGAGGATCATCTTGCCGCTGCCTTCGAGATAGCCGAACAGCCGTTCGCGGTCGCCATGTGACAGGCTCTGCGCTTCCTCGAGGATCGCATGGGCCTGTTCGAGCGCGCTCTCGTCGCCTTTCTCCTGAAAACGCAGGCGCAGCTCTTCATAGAGCCGGGCGCGCTTGCCGCCGAGCTTCTTCACCGCCTCTTTCGCCTTTTCCTCGAAGCCGGGCTCGCGGCCGTAGAGATGATTGAAGCGGCGCGCGATCTCGCGCGCGAATTCCAGGTGCGGCACCTGATCCTCGCCGACCGGCACCTTGTCGGCGCGATAGATCAATATGTCGGCGGCTTGCAGGAGCGGATAGCCGAGGAAGCCATAGGTCGTCAGATCCTTGTGGGTGAGCTTCTCCTGCTGATCTTTGTAGGTTGGCACACGCTCGAGCCAGGAGAGCGGCGTCATCATGGAGAGGAGCAGATGCAATTCGGCATGTTCCGGCACGCGCGACTGGATGAAGATCGTCGCCTGTGCCGGATCGACGCCCGCCGCCAGCCAGTCGATCACCATGTCCCAGGCGTTCTGGGCGATGCCGCCCGGCTCGTCATAGGCGGTCGTCAACGCATGCCAGTCGGCGACGAAGAACAGGCAGGGATACTCGTGCTGGAGCTTGATCCAGTTGGCCAGCACGCCGTGATAGTGCCCCAGATGTAGGCGGCCGGTGGGACGCATCCCGGAAAGGACTCTTTCGACGAACATGATTTACAGGGCAAACAGGTTTTTGATGAAAAAGAGGAAGATGCGCATCAGTGGCGTCAGGATCAGGTCGAGCCCGCCGAGGAACAACAGCGCGAGCAGGATCGCGAAACCGAAGCGTTCGAGCTGCGCGAAGCGCCACGCCAGCCGGTGCGGCAACAGGCTCACCGCGATGCGCCCGCCGTCGAGCGGCGGGATCGGCAACAGGTTCAGCAGCATCAGCACCGCGTTGACGTTGATGCCGGCGCGCGCCATCTCGGCGAGCGGCAGGCTGTAGGCATTCTCGGGCATCACCACCGCGAGCTTCAGCACCAGCGCCCAAGCCAGCGCCATCGCCAGATTCGCACCGGGGCCGGCGGCAGCCACCCAGAGCATGTCCTGCTTCGGATGCCGCAGGCGGCCGAAATCCACCGGCACCGGTTTCGCCCAGCCAAAGAGAAACTGTCCCTTGCTGAAGAACAGCAGCAGCGCGGGCACCAGCAAGGTGCCGACCGGATCGACATGTTTGACCGGATTGAGGGTGATGCGACCGAGCAGCCAGGCGGTAGGATCGCCGAAATGCCGCGCCACGTAACCGTGGGCGGCCTCGTGCAGCGTGATGGCGAAAATCACCGGGATGGCGTGGATCGCCAGCGACTGGATCAGGTTTTCCATGGGTGGGATTGTAAGCGAGGGAAACCCCTGCGAAACGCCGCGAGCGGGATGATAGCTCGGCGCACGGAGCGCAGCGACCGAGACATATCAACGAGATAGGCGAGGGAGTGAGCACCGCGCAACGCAGCAGACCGCCCGCGCAGCCAGTTTCGCAGGGGTTTCCGAGGCTCAGTCAGGGGTAGTAAGACCGAAAGGCTCCAGCGGCCCCTTGCCTGCCCGAAGCAAAGTGATCTGGCCGCCGACGAGCTCGATCACCGTCGTCATGCCGCTGCCGCAGGGCCCGGCGTCGATGATCACATCGACGACTGGATCGAGCCGTGCGCGGATCTCCTCCGGATCGGCGAGTGGCTCATTCTCGCCGGGAAGGATCAGCGTCGAACAGAGGATCGGTTCGTCCAGGGCGGCGAGCAGCGCGCGCGTCACCGGGTGGTCGGGCACGCGCAGACCGATGGTCTTCTTCTTTGGATGCAGCACGCGGCGCGGCAACTCCTTCGTGCCTTCGAGGATGAAGGTGTAGGGCCCGGGAGTGGCGGCCTTGAGCAGCCGATATTGGGCGTTATCGACGCGCGCATAGGTGGCGATTTCAGACAGATCGCGGCACATCAGCGTGAAATGATGCCGCTCATCGACGCCTCTGATGCGCCGGATGCGTTCGAGCAGCGCGGCATCGCCGAGGTGCCCGCCCAGCGCATAGGCCGAATCGGTGGGGAAGACCGCCAGCCCGCCTTTGCGAACGAGCTCCGCGGCACGGTCGATCAGGCGCGGCTGCGGGTTCTTCGGATGAACCGCGAAACACTCCGCCAACTCATTTCTCCCAGGCGGTCCACACCGGTGTCAGTCCTTCCGGCAACGGCGGCAGGCGACCGAGATCGGCATAGCTCTCGCCCGGGCCGTGGAAATCCGAGGCACGCGAGGCGAGGAAACCGAATTCGCGGGCAATGGCGGCGAATTCGCGCAGCTCGGCATCGCAGGCGCTGCCGGAGACCACTTCGATGCCTTGCCCGCCGCAGTCCTTGAAGGCGCGATACAACTCGCGGCGCTCGCCGGCGGAGAGGCGATAGCGGCCCGGATGGGCGATCACCGCGATGCCGCCGGCGCCGCGGATCCAGCCGACGGCCTCGTGAAGCTCCGCCCAGGCATGGCTGACATAGCCGGGCTTGCCCTTGGCGAGCCAGTGCTCGAAAACGGTCTTCAC includes the following:
- the rluB gene encoding 23S rRNA pseudouridine(2605) synthase RluB, whose amino-acid sequence is MQKALADAGLASRREIEAWIAAGRVQVNGEPAHLGQRVAPGDKVKVGGRLVNLRFAARLPRVLLYHKPEGEIVSRDDPQGRPSVFNALPRLRGGRWIAIGRLDFNSCGLLLFTTDGALANRLMHPRYRLEREYAVRVLGDLDEAALKKLTEGIELEDGMARFIRLQPAGGEGANRWYRVTLEEGRNREVRRMFAAVGVTVSRLMRVRYGPIVLPANLKRGQCRELEPDEVKALLDVLKVKPVA
- the scpB gene encoding SMC-Scp complex subunit ScpB, which gives rise to MQLYKPEDYKKVLETALLAAPEPLPLAELKKLFDEDFDDDTWRALLDDLKRDWHDRGVELVQLASGWRFQTRPEYQVFLDRLKNERPPRYSRAVMETLAIIAYRQPVTRGDIEEIRGVAVSPNVIKTLEGRGWVDVVGHRDAPGRPALYATTRKFLDDLGLRSLAELPPLAEIERMIDANTHETRESPETHDTALHDASPPTQGDAFPAADENDTSGQVVAAGEA
- a CDS encoding segregation and condensation protein A, with product MTETQKLGAESAQSEAHVPKLYGEPLPELPRDLYIPPDALEVFLDAFEGPLDLLLYLIRKANVNILDIPMAPLTAQYLEYVEAMRRSNLELAADYLLMAAMLLEIKSRMLLPRPAKTESGEPEDPRAELVRRLMEYERIKLAAARLDALPQVSRDYEWASVWVAEKVAARAPEVNLHDLLAVWLSLMQRARVKQHHRVQREELSVRETMSVVLRHLQGRGYVMFEELFAATAAQAGVAGMIVSFLAILELARESLIEITQSEALAPIYVKMKNDAAL
- a CDS encoding thioesterase family protein, with protein sequence MKRDTDIAGAEEARLLAIIRESFVERMPFNRVLGIDVLSLHHDRPELSFAMRPELVGNYVRNILHGGVISAVLDVTGGLVAFLGVQQKLKGKPVEEVLERFARIGTIDLRVDYLRPGDGLRFLARGYPLRTGNKVAVARMELFNDRSDLIAVGTAAYTVS
- a CDS encoding tryptophan--tRNA ligase — encoded protein: MFVERVLSGMRPTGRLHLGHYHGVLANWIKLQHEYPCLFFVADWHALTTAYDEPGGIAQNAWDMVIDWLAAGVDPAQATIFIQSRVPEHAELHLLLSMMTPLSWLERVPTYKDQQEKLTHKDLTTYGFLGYPLLQAADILIYRADKVPVGEDQVPHLEFAREIARRFNHLYGREPGFEEKAKEAVKKLGGKRARLYEELRLRFQEKGDESALEQAHAILEEAQSLSHGDRERLFGYLEGSGKMILVEPTALLTQASRMPGLDGQKMSKSYGNTIALREDEESIRKKIRTMQTDPARVRRSDPGDPEKCPVWQFHQIYSNDEVKTWVRQGCTSAGIGCLECKQPVIEAVLKEQEPMRERARRYEEDPQLVRNIIADGCEKARKLAQETMRDVREAMGLDYS
- a CDS encoding site-2 protease family protein — encoded protein: MENLIQSLAIHAIPVIFAITLHEAAHGYVARHFGDPTAWLLGRITLNPVKHVDPVGTLLVPALLLFFSKGQFLFGWAKPVPVDFGRLRHPKQDMLWVAAAGPGANLAMALAWALVLKLAVVMPENAYSLPLAEMARAGINVNAVLMLLNLLPIPPLDGGRIAVSLLPHRLAWRFAQLERFGFAILLALLFLGGLDLILTPLMRIFLFFIKNLFAL
- a CDS encoding L-threonylcarbamoyladenylate synthase, which encodes MAECFAVHPKNPQPRLIDRAAELVRKGGLAVFPTDSAYALGGHLGDAALLERIRRIRGVDERHHFTLMCRDLSEIATYARVDNAQYRLLKAATPGPYTFILEGTKELPRRVLHPKKKTIGLRVPDHPVTRALLAALDEPILCSTLILPGENEPLADPEEIRARLDPVVDVIIDAGPCGSGMTTVIELVGGQITLLRAGKGPLEPFGLTTPD